The nucleotide sequence aattagtTTAATATAGGATCTAAATTATGGTAGTTACTTACATGGCATCACGTTCGACTTGGGCTAGAGCGCGAATATCAGCAAGCAAGCTTTTTTTGGTGGCATTGAGCAGCTCCCTCTTTGCCTTAACCTCCTTGACTTTTAATGCCAACTTCGCACGGGACACGGCCACTTCACTCTTCACCTCGTCGATGCGCTGCTGTAGTTCATGGTGGGACTGAAAGAGTAAGATTATTAGATTAAGTTTCTGATGTTGTTAGCTCTCATGTTTTTTAGCTTGAATGTCTTAAGAGTAAGAGGGTCAATTATAGTTTCCAGGACTCTGGAGCACCCCACATACCATCGTGGTAAATTCGTCATACACCCTCTGCCCCTTCTGTGCCTCCTTGGCTTTTAACACCTTCTTGCAGTGATCATCATAGGCCTGAGCCACGGTGCTCTTTGACTGGACCACCTGAGTAAGATACTCGACGATCCTTGCGTTTTTGGCAACCATAACGCGCAATGCGGGCATCAGGTTCTGGCCCACCTCTTCATAGTTCAAGTTGGACATAGCGGAGTACTTCACGTTAGTCAGTGCAACCAAC is from Drosophila suzukii chromosome 3, CBGP_Dsuzu_IsoJpt1.0, whole genome shotgun sequence and encodes:
- the cona gene encoding uncharacterized protein cona; amino-acid sequence: MTDKKKDDIGKAVNVAEVEETPAYIERALVQLRSDNAIRSAYIAEMKKQLVALTNVKYSAMSNLNYEEVGQNLMPALRVMVAKNARIVEYLTQVVQSKSTVAQAYDDHCKKVLKAKEAQKGQRVYDEFTTMSHHELQQRIDEVKSEVAVSRAKLALKVKEVKAKRELLNATKKSLLADIRALAQVERDAIDILEELKLDISIKTAMRAIK